The sequence below is a genomic window from Perca fluviatilis chromosome 13, GENO_Pfluv_1.0, whole genome shotgun sequence.
aactgctcctcagatctctgcagggttaattgagacagctagctagactatctgatATCGTAATGggcggtgcttagcaccgcacGAGCCCCAGCGggtctgcaaaatagcctcaggaaggaactcgttttggtggaacacgtgtatatacaaaggttgttttagtcgtgcagcagaaaactcagattggtcagatagtctagctagctgtctggatttaccctgcagagatctgaggtgCAGTTAACCTTTGTCTTCATAAAtcaactggagtttaaaatgccaaaacaaataAAGCGCAAGTTAACAGACATCCGGCAAAAATTAAAGACATcaggcagaatttccggcagcatcTGAAAAATCCCGGAACGTTGTGGATAGGCTATAGACAATAtaggcaatgcaagactaattttcatttaatttattttttctgaGCACTGAGGACTTCCTGTCAATGTTGGCTCAAAAGTTAAGTTTAACCAAACTCAACCTTTAACATGGAGGAGCCGTGATATAATCAAAAGCTCCAAAAGCTCCTAAATGGACCTCTAGGTGATTGTTTTGTCAACTGTTTGGTCAGAAATGAGATTTAAACTTAAAACATCTGTAATTTATAATATGAACAGGCTGAAACTCATATAGTCTGATTACAGTTGCTCATCACGCAGGCACGTGTAGGCAAAAGATGACGCTTATAAAACATGACACGCTGCTGGCATGCTGACAGGACTTTCACCGCCCCTCAGATATGATGCTTCATGCCACAACAATAACCGTTACTCGAAAGGAACAAACGAGATGAAAGAAAACAGTCAGTACGAAATCAACACAGTGCTCTTTTACTGCgtgctaaatataaaaaaaaaacatggcacaCAGGGAGCAGGTGAAGATGACTGTGGACATTTCTGCGCAGTCGGACACTCAATTTTAACCCTCCGCCCCACCCCGAAAATTAACTAAACTTCACACTCAGTTAGAACCTCGTCGGTATAGAAACATCTTACCTCCTTCCTCTGGTCCACAGTAAATTTCAGCTGATGTTTTGTTGGGACTGTCAATATCCCGGGACGGATTCGTGGCTGTGTGCTGCGGCCGTGCAGTCCCCCTCCTGCCCAGTCACTCAGCTGCGCACAGCACCGTGACTCTTCCGGGATGTCCTAATTAAGCAACACGGTGAACCTGAAAGCCTCACGGCGTGCAGAGACGACCGTGACTCAGTGCCGCAGTATCTCCTTTGGGGCGGACAAGCACTTACCTCGCAGGCAACATGGCAGCCTTAGACAGCCCTGCTAAAAATAGACGAGTTATTGAGGCTGTGGCGAAGTCTACACGGGTCTCTCCTGAGGGAATGGACCTGAACTTACAGGGAAGTCATCCCTATCGACTGCCAAGGTTTGACCCCCAACTTGGAAATCCCCTTAAACATGATAACTTCAGTAGCCTATTATATCAGCTGCTGATGTAGGTTCAAATTAGCTTTTACATCCTGGATGCTAGGAGTCTTTGGTATCAACAGGTAGGCTACACAATTTAATAATGATAATTCAATAATGCCTCCAGATCAACCAAGTTTAAAGGAGTGCTCCACcgatttagtattgcacttttATTAAGTTCTGGAATTTGAAATTTGAGAAACcaagattaaaaaacaaaatggtgCAGCCGAGGGCAAGATATTTTGACTTTAGCCTAATGGAGCGTTGAACAGTTGAACTGTAATTTCCGAGTTCCCTGTCAGACATTTCAACTGGAACGCTCCCTGAAGTTGGATCTCAACATCACAATCCAGAAATCCCTGATATCTCAGACTAAGAATTACAACTCGGAGGCTGACGTGAATGTTTAATTTCTCCACTTGACACCTCATATGGCCTGAATGATATGACCTGAACATATTAGACCCCACACCCCTAGCCTGTTATGCAGTCTTTCTGTTATACATTTGTAATTAAATACCAAATCGATTTAACACTGATGACAGAAGCTTTTGGCAGATTATTTACTGTTCGTTAACATGGCCACTTGTTACAACTCATAAACACTTTATAGATAGTGCCTTGTTAGAAAGTGGTACTGACTTTAAAAGCacctccagagccacagaagacattatagACTACAACTGTTCTCAAAGAGTAGTACTCCCCATGACGAGTAAACTGATCTTGGGTGCCCCTTTAAAGGCTCATCAGAACTCTTACTACTATTACAGCTCTACATCATCAGTTTAATAAAGCAACaggttttacttttattatatCATGAGGTCAGATGCTATGATAGCAGCTGAGTTCACCCATAAGGACTTGCTGTGTCACGATCACCCACCTACAGTTTCATTTTTCACCAGGGACAAAAATACTCCCTGGAGCCGAGTAAAAGAAGGCAGAGACAAGGAAGCACACTCTTTATAACATGACTTATTGATTAGAGAGTGAATGAATCATTGATGGTCTGAGTCCTGAGAGACTTTATTATGTGTCAGATGTATGTAAACTGTGGGTGTGACTGTAATGTAAGAATGTTTCAAATAATGTCTTCTCAAGATGGTTTCACAGTGAGGAGCTGTGCagcatctgtgtgtttgtcaccTTGTAGGCAGAGAAATAAGACACAAaagcagcacacacacgcacacacacacacacacacacacacacacacacacacacacacacacacacacacacacacacacacacacacacacacacacacacacacacacacacacacacgtggggATTGAAGACCTTGCACAGCtgccagagacagacagacagacagacagacacacacacacacacacacacacacacacatacacactcctaTCACAGTGGTTCAACTGTCACTTTACATGCTTCTACAGTACagctgttttatatatatataaagtatatatataaatatataaagtttTATAGGAGCTTATATGAAAATGTATCATTTCAAAGTagcctttttttaaaagtctgtttttatttcataatggcattttgtctcaatgttttatttcatgtcacTTTTCATGACACATATCAGCCAATCACATGATACCTGTCTCTAAATCAACCATCTAGCTCCTGATGTAAATACACAGAGACAGTAACTATCCTCtgcttttatttagtttaacaAGGCTGCTAATGCTACCTTGCTGGCTACCTAGCTAGAAGAGATAGTGTTAGCGGCAGCAGCTAAGGTTAGCTGGTTAATTCATAATTAACCCACCATGTCTTGATTTAAAAGATGTTTCTCAGAGAAAGACACAACTCTGTGCAGAGcaaaaatacagacagacagtctttcTATGTGGTCACTCTAGTcaacagctagctagcaatgCTAACACTGTCACTTTGACACTGATTAATAATCCTTTCTGACAACCCACCTAGCTTTTTAGCCAGCTAGGTTGGTAGCATTAACAGCCTTGTTAAGCTAAATAAAGAGAGATGTTACTCGATGTGTGTAAAAAGATCACCATATGAGTCCCATTGAAATAACCGGACATGAAACCTAATTTTTTTGCAGccttaatgaaaataaatgtcacCAAGCTTGTTAAATATAGAACATTTTATTCCAATTTGAAGTAAATGGTGTTGAAATTCTGAAGTAAAGGTTTTAATATAAACAGGACCTTTGCATTAAatagaaacattttacatgCCTTCATCCAGTGACAATGAAAAGCTttcttaaaaagtttttttgtcatttttttttcatatttcccTTGTAAGAAATAGTTCAAGTATAAAAATTCCCAACAGTGTAAAATAGCCCATCTGATGAATATTAAGCAAAAGAAGCACAGCTACTGAAACCTTGACGACAACTATACATTCTAGTGGAGAAAGCAgcatttttgcttgttttttgtgaaattattatttttactgtaTCCTCTCATCTGAACACAGAAGAGGCAGAGTACAATCTGCATGCAAACAGGCCtgcatttaaataaagtttcttCCCTACAAAAGGCATTGAGCTAATATTTCATGTCATGTTCTAAAGAAtcgaaaagataaaaaaaaaaaagtacagtgcACATAACAGTATCTTAAATAACTCCTACATCGACATTTTTGGTTGAgtatgttaataataataattattttagttCTATTATTACTAAAACTAATCAATAACTTATATATGCCTTGAGATGAGTacataatattattaatacagTACCGCCACTAAGTCTCTACTCTCAGAGCGTCAACATAGTCAACCCCCaaaaataaatatcttaaatagtagaattctcttttttctgtttttttttcacttaaatAGCAGTAAAAATCTAGGCACACAGACCAACATTACGTCAAAGAGTCAAACCCCCGTTCTCTCCCACCCCACCTGGTGATTTTGACAGACATGAGGCAGACCAGTTGTTGGGGTGGCTTtggttgaaagtgtgtgtgtttgtgagtgtgtacCTGACACCAGACTACAGCAGCACGGAGGTGGAAGTGCTGACAGCTGCAGGGCTGCATGactggggggggtgggggctcTGCTGTGGGGCTCTGTTACCCTGTTGAGTTGGGTGTAGGGGTGTGAAGTTGGTTCCCAAATGGGCCTGGCCAGGGATTAAAATGTGACAGCTCAACAAACGAGCACAAGTGATGCGTTCTTTCCAGAGTGATCCGTCTGTGTGGCGCTGGAGCGGCTCTGTCCACCCCCACCAGCAgctgctctctccctctttctttctctttttctttctctccatcccAGAGCCAGAGAGAAACACAACTGTGCTGCCTTTGTCTTTGACTGCTATGTGTGCAACTCTggatgcatgtgtctgtgtaggTGAAACATGTGGAAAAGGGACTGATTTAGTGTTTCTCATTGTCTGAAGCCATTTTCAACCTCTTTCCTTTTGTCAGTGcgtttgttttgtttgccaAGTCCCCCTTTAGTCCAAGAATCAAGTCAGAGTTGATGACATTTtcagtttcttttctttgttgttttttgtctccTGGTGATTTGTTTGCATAGGTCAAGAGGTCAAGACATAATGTAAAAAAGGGACATTCAGCATCAGGAAGATAAAAAGGTAGTTCTTCAAATATGTGTGACACGACAAGTTACGACTCCTCGACTTCCCGACAGAGGTCACATAATAATAGCTAACACGTTGGAAACGGTTCCATTTCCCTGATTATCAGAAAATATTAACTCAAAAACTGCActtgaaaagacaaaaagaacaagAAGAGCCCCcaatgtgtaataataacaataataaatataaatgttatgaGGGCAtcaaataactgaaaaaaaagagaacagtcTCCTAAACTAACGTTAAAGACAGCAATAGGACTTAAAGGCTTAGTTTAACACCTATACCAACCACAGGGATTAGTTCCTGCTTTTCTTCTCTAGAAATAAGTACTCTACTACAATGATAAtagtaatgataataataataataataataataataataatagtaataacaacaacaataatagtaTATCACTTTCCATTATTTGTTCTgcgactttttttcattttctcgtTTTTTGGTTGAAGCACAGCAAGTTGGAAAGTTACTGTAAAAGGTTCCCACCTCACCATCATTATCactaccaccaccatcatcatcatcatcatcatcactaccaccaccaccatcatcatcatcatcacttttTTAAAGCAACTCTGCCTCTAAGTTGCTGACACACCCACCCTTAAGGCCACTCCCTCTTCCTTTTCCTTCGCTGCTCCTTCTGACTAATCAGCTGTGGCCGGGTGCAGGCCTCCTCTCTCTGCATGTCCAGTGGTTGCAGTGGCTGCTATTGCATGCGGTCGGCTTGCAGCTGCTGAGGCTGGTACTGACCAAAGGCTGCTGCTGCAGCGGCGGCTGagcctggggcagctgtggctaAAGGCTGCTGGACTGCATAGCCGTAGCCGGCAGTAGCTAAGTAGCCTGCGGCGGCAGGGGATGCAGCGTAGGGATACTGCTCATATGCAGCGGCAGCGTTGGCTGCGGCTGCAGAATACTGCGCGTAGGCAGCTCCGGTGTAGTCGATGTAGGGGGAGGAAGCGGTGGCAGGTGCAGCAGCTGTAGGTTGCACATGAGGGATGACCACACTGGGCTGAACGAAGGCCTGAGGGTACACGTAGTGGGCCGGGATGCtgtgaaacaaacacacatatgacAGGTTAGTTTCATTCACCCAGTCTGATGGTAATAGCACCCACCCTAAAAACCAAACCCAACTCCATCACACTGCGGTCAAGCGCCCGCCCACCACCCATCCCCAGTCCAATCCACCAGTCAAGAACACCAAGGAAATGCCTGCTAGTAGGGATTAGAACAATATAGGGTTGCCAAAATAGAAATATTTTTGGAAAAAGAGGACTAGAAGGTAAGCAAAACTTTTAACACCTCTGGGTCACTCACATCTACTGAAAAATCACATATGTATGATTACATTCGGAGGTGGTGATGTTATGGTCTTTATGGGCTACAACATGGGAACAGGTCTCATATTTCCTATTTTGGTCAGTTTTGTGTATGTGGAGGCAGAGCTACAGAGAggcaagaagaaagaaaaagtttGGGATCTGAAACCTCCAGCTCGTTTGTCCGTCACATGTGGATTTGGCTCTGGTGCCGTCCCCCTGTCTGCTGGAGGGCGAGTGggtggggaggggagggagggaaggctTACAGTGCCGGGGGGCGGGGGTGCGGACAGAGGAGATGAGCCCAGGGAAGCATTGTGAAAATGTCACTGCCACTTTGACAGCTGGACAGTTTTCAAAAAGGGACGCTGCTGGCCATTTCCCCCTCTGTGTCGGGACAAAGAGCTGGGGAGGCTGCAGGGGGAGCCGGGACTAGGCTCCGCACCCAGAGGGATGTTTTGATTAAATAAACAATTATGAACAGGGAGCACATTCTGCCCTCCATGACATAGCCTtatccccccttcccccccccagACTCTATAAGGTCTGGAAactctgtctgacagcaagCGTGAGGGGAGTTTTGGAAATTTACACCAATGGTTTAAAGAAGTGAAGTGTCAACTTTTGACTGTAGgtggaagaaagaagaaaaaaaaaacttgaaagcTCTGAATGTCAATTTCAATCCTTGGTGTCCTGAAAAACATCCCTCCCTCCACTTAACTAAAGATAAAAGTAGAGTGAAATTCAATGTCACTTTAATTCAAATTTAATGAGAAGCATCAGTCTTGACAGAAACAATTTGTTGCAGAAAGCTCAAACAACAGCTATGTGACTGTAGGTGAGTTTAAATGAACGTGGCTCAAAAATCTGTTGAGAGAAAATCATGGAAACCAAATATAATCAGTCGAGTCTGCATAAAACATCAGGTGGTCACTTTTTTGAGTCTGGATTgggaaagaagagaggaggtgcagaaaatgttaaaggTTGAAAGGCAGGATCTATCGTGGCAACCCTATTGTGAGCACTCCattatccaatccaatccacatCTCAACTGAAAACAGTGCGCCAGGTGAAAAACAGGGAAAACAACAGCAAGGCGTCAGAGAGGAAGAAATATGTAAAAATAGTCCACCTCGACTAAGCCGATTACAGAACGACAACAAGGGCACAGCACAAGCACTCCACTGaagagacacacaaaagaaaagggAGGAAATAAACTGAATAAGTGGCATTGTAGTGTAGATGTTTGGTATGGCTGTCAGTaaaggccaaaggtcaatgtgaaacacaaacacaggttAGACCAATTTTTGAAGGCCAGTAACAAAATGTCTTAATTGAAAGGTAAGTGTTTTGTTtcgtagagcgggcgcacatatgcagaggtttattcctcgacgcagaagagtctgacctgtgacggttttcctgcacgtcttccccctctctctcccctttcatgtcccAGCTttcctatctaataaaggcagaaatgccccaaaaaaagaaaaatacgtTTTTTCTCGAAAGTTACTctaatccaaaaaaaaaaaaaatcctcagaAACAACATTGTGACACTAAAACTCTCCTTTGAAACCTGCGCTAATGAAACTCAGCAGGGTGAGGCAGATTTCCAGGATGATTTTAGAGACGCCATTTAACCCCAAACAACAATGGCTGTATGGTATTGATTTCAACCTGTTAAATTTAAAAATTGAGTCTTCATAAAGCAATGTTGactaaaaaggaaactcaaaatctgtttacaggtcttggggAGTTCCActgcatatgtgaaaaaaaattgtataaagccttttgtggctccaaATAGAGCTGTGCGACATATAATAATTCAATGTTGACTGGGGGCTGAAGACTACAAGGGTGCAGGTGTGTCTTTTGATATGAAGCTTAGCAGACCTTGATAGCCTGTTGGAATAAAAAAGACGACATCTCTGGTTTTGCCGCATCAAttattatacttaaaaaaaaaaactgtctatTATGACTCGGCATAAATGGCATAATGTAACATTTAATGCCATGGTTCTGTTCGAGTCAACTCAACTCACTTTTGATATCAGATGCTTTTCTTTATTTCGTTTTCCACTGCGGACAGTATCCCCTCAGTGTAGGCGGGTTTCTGAGCTGATCGCCATAGGGACACTGCCTAAAACTGCTGTGACATCATCTTCAACGTAACACTCGCTGGATCCTTTCATTTGTCACCAAACAGAGGAACGTCTGCACTTCATCAATTATATGGCGTAGTGTACTTAATGTATGCTGTAGTTTTGCAGGctgccattttttttaacctgggtaatgaataaataaaaatgtcgcTTTTGATGGTAGCTttgctatttaaaaatggctgTTTGTTCAGGATGTCCCGTGTCGCGCTAGTGACAGTTCTCTCTGACCAGTCCgtggtctgcagtgttttaacttCACCTTCTTGTATCGGCTCAggtcgcttggaacctcgaccaGGATGGTACCAACAACGGCACCAGGAACCACGTACTAGCCACAACTTTTGCTCATGGAAGACCAAAAAAGAGCGAGTCGAGTTGAGTTGTGCCGTGCCATACCATGTAGTGGAAATGTGGCATAACATTCCCCCAAACCTTCAGTTGCACAATTTTAACAGCAGCTATTGTATATGATTGACTGTAGAGACAGCTTCTCAGATAGAAactattttaacatttaaaaaaaggacttCCAGACAGTGGTATGTACCCATCTCCACTGCTCTCGAAATCAAACACATCAAGCATTTTTTTGGATTGTACCTTTGCTGTCTCCGATATTCCAACTACTACTGTATCTACGGGATGGTCTGGTAAACTAtacaagtgcacacacacaagcccgagcacacacacacacacacacacacacacacacacacacacacacacacacacacacacacacacacacacacacacacacacacacacacacacacgtgaagcCATGCTGGTGTGTGTGACTACTTCTTCTGTGTGTGAAGAACAAGTcctcacactgtgtgtgtgtgtgtgtctgtgtgtctgtgtgtgtctgtgtgtctttactGGAATGTTCACACAACCCAGTGGTCATTAAAGTTCAAGGCTAAATAAAGATTAGCAACAATTAGCTGTTGGTGTCATAGCTTCTTACAGTTAAAGTGTTTTAGATATGTTATCTACCTTTGCATATGGCTGATTTGTGTAGTTTGTAGCAACACAATGTCCTTATGTAATGTGAAGTTCTCTATTTTATGAGCTGTACCTACTTTTATTTGTACGGATGCCGAgaggtgctgctgctgtcctctgatTGGTGAACTCTTCTTgggtgtatatatttatttgtatcatatcatatatattTTGATGAGTTTGACTAAGTGTATTTTACCTGATGACTGTGTAAGGATGGAAACTTTGTTACTAAAATGAGTACAAGTGACAAAGTGTTCCTTCCTTTGGTAGccatttcttcctctttttttaaaagatgctTATTTGGGAATTGTTCCTCATCCAAATCGAGGGCCTAGAGGATGTCATttgctgtacagattgtaaacccCTTTGAGGCAAGTTTAAGATTTTGGTCTTCCATTGGAGTTGGAACTCAATGAGAAAGTTTAATTTTAATCTATTTGATGAATTTGTCTTGCATCATTAGTCTCACAATTGTGTCCTCATTCTCCACTTGTCAATCTGTCACTGCACGCTCTCAAAGCTGGACTTGCAGACTGATAAGTGCTTAAACTTGTTTTATACTTAGTCAATAGTTTTTTCAGTAATTAACTTCCATAATATTTGTACATAGCAGTTTCACTACAAGCTAATTGTGAAAGACAAACAAATCAGATGGTATGTGCATATGGAAAGGCTGTACGTTAATGTGGCCCTTAAAACATCCATTCTGTCCCTGTTTAAATGGTCCCTGCTCTGCTCTTACCagacccccaacacacacacacacacacacacacacacacacacacacacacacacacacacacacacacacacacacacacacacacacagagcttcaTGCGACTGCAGAGTCAGCATTCGGGGCTTTGTGTGGCACAATGGGCGCGCTTGTTTTCCTTAACACCACGGGCCTATGTGACGAAAGCTTGCTccgagagaatgagagagagagagagagagagagagagagagagagagagagagagagaaagagagagagagacatccaGACATTTGTTTGTCACACTGGAGACTTTGAGACTATGTGAACggacaaagacaaacacacgcTGATACAAACACAATAAGAGCACAGAGTACCAATGCAACcagacatgtacacacatactTACACATATTGCTATGACTTGAGCTCACATAATAACTGTGTCATTCATTCAATAGACATCCACATTTATGATAAATGTAAA
It includes:
- the rbm24a gene encoding RNA-binding protein 24 — its product is MHTTQKDTTYTKIFVGGLPYHTTDSSLRKYFEVFGEIEEAVVITDRQTGKSRGYGFVSYRPGACKDPNPIIDGRKANVNLAYLGAKPRVMQPGFTFGVPQIHPAFIQRPYGIPAHYVYPQAFVQPSVVIPHVQPTAAAPATASSPYIDYTGAAYAQYSAAAANAAAAYEQYPYAASPAAAGYLATAGYGYAVQQPLATAAPGSAAAAAAAFGQYQPQQLQADRMQ